Proteins from a genomic interval of Zingiber officinale cultivar Zhangliang chromosome 1B, Zo_v1.1, whole genome shotgun sequence:
- the LOC121977279 gene encoding dehydrogenase/reductase SDR family member on chromosome X-like isoform X1: MDWEAAKMMCSLQFWRMAVYWTLALVYSRLYLLLLPYLSNRFPSLFRPPPPPFSRRRFSPGHQCPVRRPICVVTGATSGLGKAAARALAAEGYHVLLASRSPQALNKAVWEIKKHDPNAYVEAFQLDISSMHSIMKFECNLKQWLQDANLHPSVQLLINNAGILAKSSRVTADGFDEMIETNYLGAFFLTNILLPLLKNSPVPSRIVNVTSFTHRCVSHVDQNKGILARENFHVFSSKKYCFAQIYEYSKFCTLLFSYELHRQLYAMDSASVVSVMAADPGFVETNIMRELPPSLRKLAFMVLGFLHLLQSPEIGVGSIIDAALASPEASGKYFYGAKGRTIKSSPVSYDAKLSKELWLCSYELLQECKSRIVNLSKLD; encoded by the exons atgGATTGGGAGGCGGCGAAGATGATGTGCTCGTTGCAGTTCTGGAGGATGGCCGTGTATTGGACGCTTGCCCTTGTCTATTCCCGCTTGTATCTGCTCTTGCTCCCTTACCTCTCCAACCGCTTCCCTTCCTTGTTCCGCCCGCCGCCGCCGCCCTTTTCTCGCCGCCGCTTCAGTCCAGGACATCAGTGCCCCGTTCGGAGGCCCATCTGCGTGGTCACCGGG GCCACTTCTGGATTGGGCAAGGCTGCTGCCAGAGCTCTGGCAGCTGAAGGCTACCATGTTCTTCTCG CTTCACGTTCTCCTCAGGCACTAAATAAG GCTGTTTGGGAGATTAAGAAACATGATCCTAATGCCTATGTAGAAGCATTTCAACTCGACATTTCATCTATGCATTCGATTATGAAGTTTGAGTGTAATTTAAAACAGTGGCTGCAAGATGCTAATCTTCATCCTTCAGTACAACTTCTCATAAACAATGCTGGAATATTAGCAAAATCTTCCCGTGTTACTGCAGATGGATTTGATGA GATGATAGAAACAAACTACCTCGGTGCATTCTTTCTGACCAATATTCTGTTACCACTGCTGAAAAATAGCCCAGTACCTTCAAGGATAGTCAATGTGACATCATTTACTCATAGATGTG TTTCTCATGTTGATcaaaacaagggaatcctagcaAGAGAAAACTTCCATGTCTTTTCTTCAAAGAAGTATTGTTTTGCCCAAATCTATGAATATTCTAAAT TTTGTACACTGCTATTCTCATACGAGCTCCATCGCCAACTATATGCAATGGATTCAGCTTCAGTTGTCTCCGTCAT GGCTGCTGATCCTGGATTCGTTGAGACAAACATAATGCGAGAACTTCCCCCATCCTTACGAAAGCTGGCTTTTATGGTTCTGGGATTCCTTCATCTGCTACAATCACCTGAAATTGGAGTTGGTTCTATCATTGATGCAGCTTTGGCATCACCG GAAGcatcagggaaatatttctatgGGGCAAAAGGCAGGACAATTAAGTCCTCTCCCGTTTCCTATGATGCAAAACTTTCAAAGGAACTATGGTTATGCTCATATGAGCTGTTGCAAGAATGCAAGTCAAGAATAGTGAACCTATCAAAGCTTGATTAG
- the LOC121977323 gene encoding syntaxin-71-like, translated as MSVIDILTRVDVICKKYEKYDVDKLNADNVSGDDAFARLYASVESDIESALQKAEAASNEKNRAAVVALNAEIRRTKARLLEEVPKLQRLAVKKVKGLSKEEIATRSDLVSALPDRIQSIPDGSTNGAKAGGWTASGSRTDIRFDSTSDGRFDSEYFQQTEESNQYRQEYEMRKMKQDQGLDVISEGLDTLKNMAHDMNEELDRQVPLMDEIDAKVDKATSDLKNTNVRLKQTVNQLRSSRNFCIDIILLCIILGIAAYLYNVLKK; from the exons ATGAGCGTCATCGATATCCTTACGCGAGTCGACGTAATCTGCAAGAAGTACGAGAAGTACGACGTCGACAAGCTCAACGCCGATAATGTTTCCGGCGACGACGCCTTCGCCCGCCTTTACGCGTCCGTCGAGTCGGACATCGAGTCCGCCCTCCAG AAAGCGGAAGCAGCCTCCAACGAGAAGAATCGGGCGGCAGTTGTGGCGTTGAATGCCGAGATCCGCCGAACAAAGGCGCGGTTGTTGGAGGAGGTCCCGAAACTGCAGAGGTTGGCCGTGAAGAAG GTAAAAGGGCTCTCAAAGGAAGAAATTGCTACACGGAGCGACTTGGTATCAGCTCTACCGGACAGGATTCAGTCAATTCCAGATGGGAGCACGAATGGTGCAAAAGCTGGTGGCTGGACAGCTTCTGGTTCTCGCACAGATATTAGATTTGACTCTACTTCAG ATGGAAGATTCGACAGTGAGTACTTTCAGCAGACTGAAGAGTCAAACCAATATAGGCAAGAGTATGAGATGCGCAAAATGAAACAA GATCAAGGTTTGGATGTTATATCTGAAGGACTGGATACACTTAAAAACATGGCACACGACATGAATGAA GAATTGGACAGGCAAGTACCTTTGATGGATGAAATTGACGCGaag GTGGACAAGGCTACTTCTGACTTGAAGAATACCAATGTCAGGCTTAAGCAGACTGTTAATCAG CTTAGATCCAGTCGCAACTTTTGCATTGATATAATCTTGCTGTGTATTATTCTTGGTATTGCTGCGTATCTGTACAA CGTTCTAAAGAAATGA
- the LOC121996158 gene encoding transcription factor RAX3-like: protein MGRAPCCDKANVKRGPWSPEEDAALRSYIEKNGTGGNWIALPPKAGLKRCGKSCRLRWLNYLRPDIKHGGFTEEEDNIICTLYDRLGSRWSVIASQLVGRTDNDVKNYWNTKLKKKLLVARANSSSTPPPVLSPPIKTGALGGAEFSFANVKPLQPSYGLLPQQYPQTPLPERSFIEQMVSPPVNELFLSVLGLGDAGALFLGGYGFGYQESDPIPGDTTTLYQGLTFSS, encoded by the exons ATGGGGAGAGCTCCGTGCTGCGATAAAGCCAACGTGAAGCGGGGGCCCTGGTCGCCGGAGGAAGACGCCGCCCTCAGGAGCTACATCGAGAAGAACGGCACCGGCGGCAACTGGATCGCTTTGCCCCCGAAAGCAG GCCTCAAGCGGTGCGGTAAGAGCTGCCGATTAAGGTGGCTCAATTACCTCCGCCCTGACATCAAGCATGGCGGCTTCACGGAGGAGGAGGACAACATCATTTGCACTCTCTATGATCGTCTCGGAAGCAG GTGGTCCGTGATCGCTTCCCAGCTGGTTGGAAGAACGGACAACGATGTGAAGAACTACTGGAACACCAAGCTCAAGAAGAAGCTGCTCGTGGCGAGGGCAAACTCCAGCTCCACCCCTCCTCCGGTCCTCTCCCCGCCCATCAAAACAGGGGCTCTTGGCGGCGCCGAGTTCAGCTTCGCCAATGTCAAACCTCTTCAACCCAGCTACGGGTTGCTCCCTCAGCAGTATCCCCAGACGCCACTCCCCGAGAGGAGTTTCATCGAGCAAATGGTCTCCCCGCCTGTGAACGAGCTGTTCCTATCAGTGCTTGGACTGGGAGACGCCGGCGCCTTATTCCTCGGCGGCTATGGCTTCGGCTATCAGGAGAGCGATCCAATTCCCGGCGACACGACAACACTGTATCAGGGCCTCACTTTCTCGTCATGA
- the LOC121977279 gene encoding dehydrogenase/reductase SDR family member on chromosome X-like isoform X2 has translation MDWEAAKMMCSLQFWRMAVYWTLALVYSRLYLLLLPYLSNRFPSLFRPPPPPFSRRRFSPGHQCPVRRPICVVTGATSGLGKAAARALAAEGYHVLLASRSPQALNKAVWEIKKHDPNAYVEAFQLDISSMHSIMKFECNLKQWLQDANLHPSVQLLINNAGILAKSSRVTADGFDEMIETNYLGAFFLTNILLPLLKNSPVPSRIVNVTSFTHRCVSHVDQNKGILARENFHVFSSKNLYAFITVCTLLFSYELHRQLYAMDSASVVSVMAADPGFVETNIMRELPPSLRKLAFMVLGFLHLLQSPEIGVGSIIDAALASPEASGKYFYGAKGRTIKSSPVSYDAKLSKELWLCSYELLQECKSRIVNLSKLD, from the exons atgGATTGGGAGGCGGCGAAGATGATGTGCTCGTTGCAGTTCTGGAGGATGGCCGTGTATTGGACGCTTGCCCTTGTCTATTCCCGCTTGTATCTGCTCTTGCTCCCTTACCTCTCCAACCGCTTCCCTTCCTTGTTCCGCCCGCCGCCGCCGCCCTTTTCTCGCCGCCGCTTCAGTCCAGGACATCAGTGCCCCGTTCGGAGGCCCATCTGCGTGGTCACCGGG GCCACTTCTGGATTGGGCAAGGCTGCTGCCAGAGCTCTGGCAGCTGAAGGCTACCATGTTCTTCTCG CTTCACGTTCTCCTCAGGCACTAAATAAG GCTGTTTGGGAGATTAAGAAACATGATCCTAATGCCTATGTAGAAGCATTTCAACTCGACATTTCATCTATGCATTCGATTATGAAGTTTGAGTGTAATTTAAAACAGTGGCTGCAAGATGCTAATCTTCATCCTTCAGTACAACTTCTCATAAACAATGCTGGAATATTAGCAAAATCTTCCCGTGTTACTGCAGATGGATTTGATGA GATGATAGAAACAAACTACCTCGGTGCATTCTTTCTGACCAATATTCTGTTACCACTGCTGAAAAATAGCCCAGTACCTTCAAGGATAGTCAATGTGACATCATTTACTCATAGATGTG TTTCTCATGTTGATcaaaacaagggaatcctagcaAGAGAAAACTTCCATGTCTTTTCTTCAAAGAA TTTGTATGCCTTCATAACAGTTTGTACACTGCTATTCTCATACGAGCTCCATCGCCAACTATATGCAATGGATTCAGCTTCAGTTGTCTCCGTCAT GGCTGCTGATCCTGGATTCGTTGAGACAAACATAATGCGAGAACTTCCCCCATCCTTACGAAAGCTGGCTTTTATGGTTCTGGGATTCCTTCATCTGCTACAATCACCTGAAATTGGAGTTGGTTCTATCATTGATGCAGCTTTGGCATCACCG GAAGcatcagggaaatatttctatgGGGCAAAAGGCAGGACAATTAAGTCCTCTCCCGTTTCCTATGATGCAAAACTTTCAAAGGAACTATGGTTATGCTCATATGAGCTGTTGCAAGAATGCAAGTCAAGAATAGTGAACCTATCAAAGCTTGATTAG
- the LOC121977279 gene encoding dehydrogenase/reductase SDR family member on chromosome X-like isoform X3, translated as MDWEAAKMMCSLQFWRMAVYWTLALVYSRLYLLLLPYLSNRFPSLFRPPPPPFSRRRFSPGHQCPVRRPICVVTGATSGLGKAAARALAAEGYHVLLASRSPQALNKAVWEIKKHDPNAYVEAFQLDISSMHSIMKFECNLKQWLQDANLHPSVQLLINNAGILAKSSRVTADGFDEMIETNYLGAFFLTNILLPLLKNSPVPSRIVNVTSFTHRCARENFHVFSSKKYCFAQIYEYSKFCTLLFSYELHRQLYAMDSASVVSVMAADPGFVETNIMRELPPSLRKLAFMVLGFLHLLQSPEIGVGSIIDAALASPEASGKYFYGAKGRTIKSSPVSYDAKLSKELWLCSYELLQECKSRIVNLSKLD; from the exons atgGATTGGGAGGCGGCGAAGATGATGTGCTCGTTGCAGTTCTGGAGGATGGCCGTGTATTGGACGCTTGCCCTTGTCTATTCCCGCTTGTATCTGCTCTTGCTCCCTTACCTCTCCAACCGCTTCCCTTCCTTGTTCCGCCCGCCGCCGCCGCCCTTTTCTCGCCGCCGCTTCAGTCCAGGACATCAGTGCCCCGTTCGGAGGCCCATCTGCGTGGTCACCGGG GCCACTTCTGGATTGGGCAAGGCTGCTGCCAGAGCTCTGGCAGCTGAAGGCTACCATGTTCTTCTCG CTTCACGTTCTCCTCAGGCACTAAATAAG GCTGTTTGGGAGATTAAGAAACATGATCCTAATGCCTATGTAGAAGCATTTCAACTCGACATTTCATCTATGCATTCGATTATGAAGTTTGAGTGTAATTTAAAACAGTGGCTGCAAGATGCTAATCTTCATCCTTCAGTACAACTTCTCATAAACAATGCTGGAATATTAGCAAAATCTTCCCGTGTTACTGCAGATGGATTTGATGA GATGATAGAAACAAACTACCTCGGTGCATTCTTTCTGACCAATATTCTGTTACCACTGCTGAAAAATAGCCCAGTACCTTCAAGGATAGTCAATGTGACATCATTTACTCATAGATGTG caAGAGAAAACTTCCATGTCTTTTCTTCAAAGAAGTATTGTTTTGCCCAAATCTATGAATATTCTAAAT TTTGTACACTGCTATTCTCATACGAGCTCCATCGCCAACTATATGCAATGGATTCAGCTTCAGTTGTCTCCGTCAT GGCTGCTGATCCTGGATTCGTTGAGACAAACATAATGCGAGAACTTCCCCCATCCTTACGAAAGCTGGCTTTTATGGTTCTGGGATTCCTTCATCTGCTACAATCACCTGAAATTGGAGTTGGTTCTATCATTGATGCAGCTTTGGCATCACCG GAAGcatcagggaaatatttctatgGGGCAAAAGGCAGGACAATTAAGTCCTCTCCCGTTTCCTATGATGCAAAACTTTCAAAGGAACTATGGTTATGCTCATATGAGCTGTTGCAAGAATGCAAGTCAAGAATAGTGAACCTATCAAAGCTTGATTAG
- the LOC121977279 gene encoding dehydrogenase/reductase SDR family member on chromosome X-like isoform X4: MDWEAAKMMCSLQFWRMAVYWTLALVYSRLYLLLLPYLSNRFPSLFRPPPPPFSRRRFSPGHQCPVRRPICVVTGATSGLGKAAARALAAEGYHVLLASRSPQALNKAVWEIKKHDPNAYVEAFQLDISSMHSIMKFECNLKQWLQDANLHPSVQLLINNAGILAKSSRVTADGFDEMIETNYLGAFFLTNILLPLLKNSPVPSRIVNVTSFTHRCVSHVDQNKGILARENFHVFSSKKYCFAQIYEYSKFCTLLFSYELHRQLYAMDSASVVSVMAADPGFVETNIMRELPPSLRKLAFMVLGFLHLLQSPEIGVGSIIDAALASPI, translated from the exons atgGATTGGGAGGCGGCGAAGATGATGTGCTCGTTGCAGTTCTGGAGGATGGCCGTGTATTGGACGCTTGCCCTTGTCTATTCCCGCTTGTATCTGCTCTTGCTCCCTTACCTCTCCAACCGCTTCCCTTCCTTGTTCCGCCCGCCGCCGCCGCCCTTTTCTCGCCGCCGCTTCAGTCCAGGACATCAGTGCCCCGTTCGGAGGCCCATCTGCGTGGTCACCGGG GCCACTTCTGGATTGGGCAAGGCTGCTGCCAGAGCTCTGGCAGCTGAAGGCTACCATGTTCTTCTCG CTTCACGTTCTCCTCAGGCACTAAATAAG GCTGTTTGGGAGATTAAGAAACATGATCCTAATGCCTATGTAGAAGCATTTCAACTCGACATTTCATCTATGCATTCGATTATGAAGTTTGAGTGTAATTTAAAACAGTGGCTGCAAGATGCTAATCTTCATCCTTCAGTACAACTTCTCATAAACAATGCTGGAATATTAGCAAAATCTTCCCGTGTTACTGCAGATGGATTTGATGA GATGATAGAAACAAACTACCTCGGTGCATTCTTTCTGACCAATATTCTGTTACCACTGCTGAAAAATAGCCCAGTACCTTCAAGGATAGTCAATGTGACATCATTTACTCATAGATGTG TTTCTCATGTTGATcaaaacaagggaatcctagcaAGAGAAAACTTCCATGTCTTTTCTTCAAAGAAGTATTGTTTTGCCCAAATCTATGAATATTCTAAAT TTTGTACACTGCTATTCTCATACGAGCTCCATCGCCAACTATATGCAATGGATTCAGCTTCAGTTGTCTCCGTCAT GGCTGCTGATCCTGGATTCGTTGAGACAAACATAATGCGAGAACTTCCCCCATCCTTACGAAAGCTGGCTTTTATGGTTCTGGGATTCCTTCATCTGCTACAATCACCTGAAATTGGAGTTGGTTCTATCATTGATGCAGCTTTGGCATCACCG
- the LOC121996078 gene encoding probable LRR receptor-like serine/threonine-protein kinase At1g05700 — protein MSISQLTYQELGFMEGRQIQGRKMTSRSCCFVLLFASVLMLCVHGQPPSTDGFISIDCGISSNHSYSDPTTQILYVSDDRFIDRGTDYNVSATHVNSLRLSAQLLNLRSFPDDERNCYSLPASQHAKYLVRAIFYYGNYDGRNSASVASPLSFDLQLEVNHWRTVNVTNASEVYSHEVITVAAASVVSACLINTGQGTPFVSAIELRPLKSSIYSFANVSQSLVLCFRSNYGSLDNEAVRYPKDKYDRIWQPTPPDPRWRNISTNFTVENFEQDEFEAPTAVMQTAFTPARFFDREMRFSWDYLEGTNKFFANLHFAELAINRSRQFNIFMNGELWYGPYEPPYLMSDAVYSVFPMEDQASYNFRLTATGNSSLPPLINAVEVYSPMQIEDTTNANDVDAITAIKVEYQVKRGSWTGDPCVPRRYAWDGLTCSHHTLDPPRITSINLSSSRLAGGISTSFASLSEIRSLDLSFNNLTGVIPDSLGNLTLLTFLDLRGNNITGAVPVSILQKMNNGTLTLLFDSYTNSEPVEASDKNKNTNVILISTVSPAVVILLLLVVLIAWRMRRNERDLAAVSAEESAVIQMQVDVHLFTYAQIVKITNNFVRSIGKGGFGIIYHGELEDGTQVAIKLQSQLSPQSDREFLAEARNLTRIHHKNLVSLVGYCKDGSYLALVYEYMPLGSLQENLRGKAHSPGLTWAERLHIAHQAAQGLDYLHRGCEKPIIHGDVKSSNILLGESLETKIADFGLSKTFCNEYDTDGFASKVVGTPGYIDPLYQSSLRLDEKIDVYSFGVVLQELVTGQPPVIPDPGRGHISKWLSERILTGKIDDFIDEKLQNGDYEPNSVWKVVDLAMRCTASSPGSRRPEMAEIVDQLQESIELERGERD, from the exons ATGTCAATTTCTCAATTAACATATCAAGAACTAGGATTCATGGAAGGAAGGCAAATTCAGGGGAGGAAGATGACAAGCAGATCGTGTTGCTTTGTGCTTCTGTTCGCTTCTGTTCTCATGCTCTGCGTTCATGGACAGCCTCCGAGCACTGACG GATTCATTAGCATCGACTGCGGCATCTCCAGCAACCACAGCTACTCCGATCCTACCACCCAAATCCTATACGTCTCCGATGACCGATTCATCGACAGGGGAACCGACTACAATGTCTCCGCCACCCACGTAAACTCCCTCCGTCTCAGCGCGCAGCTACTCAACCTGAGAAGCTTCCCCGACGACGAACGGAACTGCTACTCCTTGCCTGCTTCGCAGCACGCCAAGTACCTCGTCAGGGCGATCTTCTACTACGGGAACTACGACGGCCGGAACAGCGCCAGCGTCGCTAGTCCTCTGTCGTTCGATCTGCAGTTGGAGGTCAACCACTGGCGGACGGTGAACGTCACCAATGCCTCGGAAGTGTACAGTCACGAGGTCATCACAGTCGCCGCGGCGAGCGTAGTCTCCGCATGTTTGATAAACACCGGCCAAGGAACGCCCTTCGTGTCGGCGATCGAGCTGCGGCCGTTGAAGAGCAGCATTTACAGCTTCGCGAATGTCAGCCAATCTCTAGTCCTCTGCTTCCGCAGCAACTACGGATCGCTCGACAACGAGGCAGTGAG atATCCAAAGGACAAGTACGATCGCATCTGGCAACCAACTCCTCCGGATCCTCGGTGGAGGAATATATCCACCAACTTCACGGTCGAAAACTTCGAACAGGACGAATTCGAGGCGCCGACGGCGGTAATGCAGACGGCGTTCACGCCGGCGAGGTTCTTCGACAGGGAGATGCGGTTCTCTTGGGACTACTTGGAAGGCACTAACAAGTTCTTCGCCAACCTCCACTTCGCGGAGCTCGCGATCAACCGATCGAGGCAGTTCAACATCTTCATGAACGGCGAACTTTGGTACGGCCCCTACGAGCCGCCGTACCTCATGTCCGACGCCGTCTATAGCGTCTTCCCCATGGAGGACCAAGCCAGCTACAACTTCCGTCTCACTGCGACGGGGAATTCCAGCCTCCCCCCGTTGATCAACGCGGTGGAGGTCTACTCTCCCATGCAGATTGAAGATACAACCAATGCTAATGATG TTGATGCCATTACTGCAATCAAAGTAGAGTACCAAGTTAAAAGGGGGAGCTGGACTGGTGATCCCTGTGTTCCAAGGAGATATGCTTGGGACGGCTTGACTTGTAGCCATCACACACTTGATCCTCCAAGAATCACTTCTAT AAACTTGAGTTCAAGTAGATTGGCAGGAGGAATATCGACCTCATTTGCATCATTATCTGAAATCAGGAGCTT GGATTTGTCATTCAACAATTTGACAGGAGTTATACCTGACAGTTTGGGAAATTTAACTTTGCTAACATTCCT TGATTTGAGAGGGAACAATATTACTGGAGCTGTCCCAGTTTCCATCTTACAAAAGATGAATAATGGGACATTGACACTTCT GTTTGACAGTTATACAAACTCTGAGCCTGTAGAAGCCAGTGACAAGAACAAGAACACCAATGTAATTCTAATTTCTACAGTTAGTCCAGCAGTAGTTATCCTACTTCTACTGGTGGTCCTAATTGCATGGAGAATGAGAAGGAATGAAAGAg ATTTGGCTGCAGTTAGTGCTGAAGAAAGTGCAGTCATTCAAATGCAAGTGGATGTTCACTTGTTCACCTATGCACAGATAGTAAAGATAACAAACAATTTTGTAAGGTCGATTGGTAAAGGCGGGTTTGGAATCATCTACCATGGAGAACTCGAAGATGGCACTCAAGTCGCGATCAAGCTGCAGTCGCAGTTGTCCCCGCAAAGTGACAGGGAGTTCCTGGCTGAG GCCAGAAATTTAACAAGAATTCACCACAAGAATCTGGTTTCTTTGGTTGGATACTGCAAGGATGGCAGTTACCTTGCTCTTGTCTATGAATACATGCCTCTTGGAAGCCTTCAGGAAAATTTGAGAG GTAAAGCACATTCCCCTGGGTTAACATGGGCAGAGAGGCTCCACATTGCACACCAAGCTGCACAAG GACTGGACTATCTACACAGGGGATGCGAGAAACCGATAATTCACGGGGATGTGAAGAGCAGCAACATTCTCTTGGGTGAAAGTTTAGAGACTAAAATAGCTGACTTTGGGCTTTCAAAGACCTTCTGCAATGAGTATGACACAGATGGTTTCGCATCGAAGGTGGTCGGCACACCCGGATACATTGATCCACT GTACCAAAGTAGTCTACGGCTCGATGAGAAGATCGATGTTTATAGTTTTGGAGTGGTTCTCCAGGAATTGGTCACTGGCCAACCTCCAGTGATTCCAGATCCAGGAAGGGGTCACATATCTAAATGGCTGTCGGAGAGGATTCTCACAGGAAAGATTGATGATTTCATTGATGAAAAGCTGCAAAATGGAGATTATGAGCCCAACTCAGTGTGGAAGGTCGTTGACCTTGCAATGAGGTGCACAGCATCATCACCAGGCAGCAGGAGGCCTGAAATGGCTGAAATAGTGGATCAGCTGCAAGAAAGCATTGAATTGGAGAGGGGAGAGAGAGATTGA